From the genome of Cellvibrio japonicus Ueda107, one region includes:
- a CDS encoding DUF3617 domain-containing protein, whose translation MKRHLLAVVCLSIACSAQAQVKVDMKPGLWENTITMDGEGVKQMEAMHSSQMQQAMEEMKRQMANMPAEQRKMMEEAMAASGIHVNEDSVSLANGQVNINKNGMLAKQCITQEEIDRGEVADVGDECQSTLTQIAKNRFKSTQVCTGENSSTTETEIVFHSPTHYTGKGSSSQVFNGQQYSTNITMEGKWIDSDCGDILPATYDDE comes from the coding sequence ATGAAACGCCATCTCCTTGCTGTTGTCTGCTTGTCCATTGCCTGTAGTGCCCAGGCCCAGGTTAAGGTCGATATGAAACCTGGCCTTTGGGAAAACACCATCACTATGGATGGTGAGGGAGTGAAGCAAATGGAAGCTATGCATAGCAGCCAGATGCAACAAGCCATGGAAGAAATGAAGCGACAAATGGCCAATATGCCAGCGGAACAGCGCAAGATGATGGAAGAGGCTATGGCCGCATCGGGTATACACGTGAATGAGGACAGTGTTTCACTGGCTAATGGCCAGGTGAATATCAATAAAAACGGCATGCTTGCCAAGCAATGTATTACCCAGGAAGAAATTGATCGTGGTGAGGTGGCAGATGTGGGGGATGAATGCCAATCGACCTTGACACAAATTGCTAAAAACCGCTTTAAGTCCACCCAGGTGTGTACGGGTGAAAATTCATCGACGACAGAAACCGAGATTGTGTTCCATTCGCCGACACATTATACCGGCAAGGGTTCATCATCCCAGGTGTTTAACGGCCAACAATACAGTACGAATATCACCATGGAAGGCAAGTGGATTGATAGTGACTGCGGTGACATCCTCCCAGCAACTTATGATGATGAGTAA
- a CDS encoding phosphate ABC transporter substrate-binding/OmpA family protein encodes MSPKSHKQIHYNVALVDKLWNLKRLCEAHLKMHIPLNMVLKDEEYRAELLEKALSTENSELTQLVWDIRQMEDAIVSASHEGKSFKPKKKSRKGIRLHYWGLVTSGLLLFLCGYLFRAFLPLDAGQVFIGQAVAGSQVQATANTHTNKPASTFVAGERAQGPLFRIHGSNTLGEKLAPRLVESWLMAKGATNIATEQGATATEKMISAHINGRVEYVEIHAHGSSTAFTDLMSGKADMGMSSRRIKLQERELLMEKLGDLTEQGSEQIVGLDGLAIVTHPANPISNLSLPQLVNIFSGKVNNWSQLGGKNLPIQLYARDEASGTWDSFKSLVLDPAQASLSPTAQRFESSTQLSDSVAKDEGGIGFIGLPYVRRAKLLSISSAEGSTAIMPTHFTISTEDYPLARRLYFYLPQHNLHAEAEEFAKFSNSERGQGIVEDIGFISQNIKAGQPFANNFYPPEMRDLTLRSQRLSINFRFKDGSDQLDSKSLSDLERLVKYVEVNAPKRLQLFGFSDSEGDKHENLALSLRRAKVVEDHLIKRGIYPLVAKGMGDEAPLASSDTEAGRHINRRVEVWIL; translated from the coding sequence ATGTCCCCCAAATCCCATAAGCAGATTCACTACAATGTGGCCTTAGTCGATAAATTATGGAATTTGAAACGTTTATGTGAAGCCCATCTGAAAATGCATATACCACTCAATATGGTATTGAAGGATGAAGAGTATCGCGCGGAGCTGCTGGAAAAGGCGTTATCAACAGAGAATAGTGAATTAACCCAATTGGTATGGGATATCCGCCAAATGGAGGATGCTATTGTCTCGGCAAGCCATGAAGGAAAATCATTCAAGCCAAAAAAGAAATCCCGTAAAGGTATCCGCTTACATTATTGGGGGTTGGTAACCTCGGGATTGTTGCTGTTCCTTTGCGGTTATTTATTCCGGGCATTTTTACCCCTGGATGCGGGCCAGGTATTTATAGGGCAGGCGGTTGCCGGCAGCCAGGTACAGGCGACCGCTAATACACATACTAATAAGCCTGCTTCGACCTTTGTTGCCGGTGAACGAGCACAAGGCCCTTTGTTCCGTATTCATGGCTCCAACACCCTGGGTGAAAAACTGGCCCCGCGTTTGGTCGAGTCCTGGCTGATGGCTAAAGGAGCAACCAATATTGCAACAGAGCAGGGTGCCACTGCCACGGAAAAAATGATCAGTGCCCATATAAATGGTCGTGTTGAGTATGTAGAGATACATGCCCACGGCTCCAGCACAGCCTTCACGGATTTGATGAGTGGTAAAGCCGATATGGGCATGTCTTCCCGCCGTATCAAACTCCAGGAGCGCGAATTGCTCATGGAGAAGTTGGGTGATTTGACGGAGCAGGGCAGTGAGCAAATTGTTGGCCTTGATGGTCTGGCAATTGTGACGCACCCGGCGAATCCCATTTCCAATTTATCCCTGCCCCAGTTGGTAAATATTTTTTCCGGTAAGGTTAATAATTGGTCCCAGCTGGGCGGAAAAAACCTGCCCATTCAACTCTATGCGCGCGATGAAGCTTCGGGAACCTGGGACTCATTTAAAAGCCTGGTGCTGGACCCGGCACAGGCGAGCCTTTCTCCCACTGCACAGCGCTTTGAATCCAGTACACAACTGTCAGATTCAGTAGCCAAGGATGAAGGGGGGATAGGTTTTATCGGTTTGCCTTATGTGCGTCGTGCCAAGTTGCTGTCGATTTCGTCTGCCGAGGGTTCCACAGCGATTATGCCGACTCATTTTACGATCAGTACAGAGGACTACCCCTTGGCGCGCCGCCTGTATTTTTATTTGCCGCAACATAACCTTCATGCAGAAGCAGAGGAGTTTGCCAAATTCAGCAATAGTGAACGCGGCCAGGGCATCGTCGAGGATATAGGTTTTATTTCGCAAAACATTAAAGCGGGACAACCGTTCGCCAATAATTTTTATCCACCGGAAATGCGCGACCTGACCCTTCGCTCCCAGCGGCTTTCCATTAATTTTCGTTTTAAGGACGGCAGTGACCAACTGGATAGCAAATCCCTGTCAGACCTGGAGCGCCTGGTGAAATATGTTGAAGTCAACGCACCCAAGCGACTGCAGCTGTTTGGGTTTTCCGACAGTGAAGGTGATAAACACGAAAACCTGGCGTTATCCCTGCGGCGCGCCAAGGTGGTGGAAGATCATTTGATTAAACGGGGGATTTATCCCCTGGTCGCTAAGGGGATGGGGGACGAGGCTCCCTTGGCGAGTAGTGATACTGAAGCCGGGCGCCATATTAACCGTCGTGTGGAAGTCTGGATCTTGTGA
- the purK gene encoding 5-(carboxyamino)imidazole ribonucleotide synthase — protein MSQRVWVLGAGQLGAMLQHAGMPLALDVRPVDINESHAPSLSDADLVTAEREQWPETLVTHTLAQHSRFINKAVFGRLADRKTQKELIDSLGIATAPWRNVANDITANELRDQLGERVLLKRRTGGYDGRGQHWLRTDDDQVPDDWQGEAIAEQAINFEEEVSLVGVRNAAGDCVFYPLTLNLHLNGILYASVAPLARLQPLQAQAEAMLGNILAALDYVGVMAMETFRVGDQLLINELAPRVHNSGHWTQAGASISQFEYHLRAISGMATPAPQIIGQNVMINLIGTTYNPAWRDLPCARTYWYGKEVRPGRKVGHINILGTDVTQVRETLVLLGDLLPAALYTDAIDWSLKALKD, from the coding sequence ATGAGTCAACGAGTTTGGGTCCTGGGTGCCGGGCAATTGGGCGCAATGCTGCAACACGCGGGCATGCCTTTGGCGCTGGATGTGCGCCCGGTAGATATTAACGAGAGCCACGCCCCAAGCCTGTCCGACGCTGACCTGGTTACTGCCGAACGCGAGCAATGGCCCGAAACACTGGTCACCCATACCCTCGCCCAGCATTCACGCTTTATCAATAAAGCTGTCTTCGGTCGCCTGGCCGATCGCAAAACCCAAAAAGAACTGATTGATTCCCTCGGTATAGCCACTGCCCCCTGGCGCAATGTCGCCAATGACATCACCGCCAATGAACTGCGCGACCAATTGGGCGAGCGCGTGCTGCTGAAACGCCGCACCGGTGGCTATGATGGTCGCGGCCAGCATTGGCTGCGCACCGATGATGACCAGGTGCCCGATGACTGGCAGGGTGAAGCCATTGCGGAACAAGCCATCAACTTTGAGGAAGAAGTCTCTCTCGTTGGCGTGCGCAACGCCGCAGGAGATTGTGTTTTCTATCCCCTGACACTCAACCTTCACCTCAACGGCATCCTTTATGCATCAGTAGCGCCACTGGCACGCCTGCAACCACTACAGGCACAGGCTGAAGCCATGCTGGGCAACATCCTTGCCGCACTCGACTATGTTGGTGTGATGGCCATGGAAACCTTCCGCGTGGGCGACCAGTTGTTGATTAACGAGCTGGCTCCCCGCGTACACAACTCCGGTCACTGGACCCAGGCCGGTGCCAGTATCAGCCAATTTGAATACCACCTGCGCGCCATTAGTGGCATGGCGACACCCGCGCCACAGATCATCGGCCAAAACGTTATGATCAACCTGATTGGCACCACCTATAACCCCGCATGGCGCGACCTTCCCTGCGCACGCACCTACTGGTACGGTAAAGAAGTTCGGCCAGGGCGCAAAGTGGGCCATATCAATATCCTGGGTACGGATGTCACACAAGTACGTGAAACCCTGGTACTTTTAGGCGACTTGCTGCCAGCGGCCCTTTATACTGATGCGATTGACTGGAGCCTCAAGGCTCTCAAGGATTAG
- the purE gene encoding 5-(carboxyamino)imidazole ribonucleotide mutase, with translation MARKVAVIMGSKSDWATMQAAVEILEQMGVEHHAEVVSAHRTPQKLVDFAESAVDQGYAVIIAGAGGAAHLPGMVAAHTRLPVLGVPVQSKALNGVDSLYSIVQMPKGVAVGTLAIGVAGAFNAGLLACQILALTDPALSSRIEQFRQAQTRAVLDNPDPRDQ, from the coding sequence ATGGCTAGAAAAGTTGCTGTGATTATGGGTTCCAAGAGCGATTGGGCCACCATGCAGGCCGCCGTCGAGATACTGGAGCAAATGGGCGTGGAGCACCATGCTGAGGTGGTCTCTGCACACCGTACACCGCAAAAACTCGTCGATTTTGCCGAATCTGCCGTAGATCAGGGCTATGCTGTGATTATTGCCGGTGCCGGCGGCGCCGCGCACTTGCCCGGCATGGTGGCTGCGCATACCCGCCTCCCGGTATTGGGTGTTCCCGTACAAAGCAAGGCTTTGAATGGTGTGGACAGCCTTTATTCCATCGTCCAAATGCCTAAAGGCGTTGCCGTTGGCACTCTTGCCATTGGGGTAGCTGGCGCCTTTAACGCCGGTTTGCTGGCCTGCCAGATACTGGCGCTAACCGATCCTGCACTGTCTTCCAGGATTGAGCAATTTCGCCAGGCGCAAACCCGGGCGGTATTGGACAATCCCGATCCACGCGATCAGTAA
- a CDS encoding sodium-dependent bicarbonate transport family permease has translation MPDIVIMFFLLGVVAGVAKSDLKVPKAAYDTLSILLMLTLGLKGGLALHGQVTWQLLPEVMSVIALGIAIPLLLYPLLRKLVQLSAANSASIAAHYGSASAGTFAVALAFAEAKQLSLAPQTTLYLVLLELPAIVVAILLYKRATGASGSMKGIWHEALTSRGVVLLAGGVIIGYLYGPGASKEIAPLFLGAFKALLALFLLEMGVCASQHLNPFPWRHWKLVSFALIAPFALAVVGTLVGLALGLPQGSILILATLTASASYIAAPAAIEAAIKEADTGLAIFAALGVTFPLNVLLGIPVYYQLLNLFISQ, from the coding sequence ATGCCCGATATCGTTATTATGTTTTTCCTGTTAGGGGTTGTAGCCGGTGTGGCCAAATCGGACCTAAAAGTCCCCAAGGCGGCCTATGACACCCTGAGTATCTTGTTAATGCTGACCCTCGGCCTGAAAGGAGGCCTGGCCCTGCACGGCCAGGTAACCTGGCAGCTCTTGCCAGAGGTCATGAGCGTCATCGCCCTGGGTATTGCCATTCCCTTGCTGCTTTACCCGCTATTGCGCAAATTGGTGCAATTGAGTGCTGCCAACAGCGCCAGCATTGCTGCCCACTATGGCTCGGCCAGTGCCGGTACTTTTGCGGTAGCCCTGGCATTTGCCGAAGCCAAGCAGCTCAGCCTTGCCCCACAAACCACCCTGTACCTGGTGCTACTGGAACTGCCTGCCATAGTCGTCGCTATCCTGCTCTATAAAAGAGCTACAGGTGCCAGCGGCAGCATGAAGGGGATTTGGCATGAAGCCCTGACCAGTCGAGGGGTAGTGTTATTGGCAGGCGGTGTGATTATTGGCTATCTCTACGGACCTGGCGCCAGCAAGGAGATTGCGCCTTTATTTCTGGGGGCGTTCAAGGCCCTGCTCGCCCTGTTTTTGCTGGAAATGGGGGTATGCGCCTCACAACACCTCAATCCCTTCCCCTGGCGGCATTGGAAGCTGGTTAGCTTTGCCCTGATCGCCCCCTTTGCACTGGCTGTAGTGGGAACCCTTGTGGGTCTTGCCTTGGGATTACCGCAGGGAAGTATTTTGATACTGGCAACACTCACAGCCAGTGCATCCTATATTGCAGCACCGGCGGCCATTGAGGCGGCCATTAAAGAAGCCGATACAGGCCTGGCAATCTTTGCTGCGCTCGGCGTCACCTTTCCACTCAATGTGTTATTGGGCATCCCGGTTTACTATCAGTTGCTCAATCTTTTTATATCGCAGTGA
- a CDS encoding LysR family transcriptional regulator has translation MNIRHLTFRLLQVYIAVVRSGSISQAAAQLHLTQPTVSQQIKRLSEAVGEGLLELREGGYQPTFVGRELFNAAQDALSRFEDFNSFLSDATLGTRGHFSLGIVTTAKYVLPRLLSPYAQQYPGVDVTLNIGNRGSVLQRFHNQLDDLYLFSYPPTGDHVISGRLLRNPLVVIAPRHHWATQRSEVSFAELLDERFLMREPGSATRMLFENWLREQNLQLHKTLQIESNEAIRLSVETGLGLAVLSEHTLTQMGDSVAQLPVKGFPLQGHWYLVRHSHRRLPVAARHFIEFVNTHLGEWVDEKYLSNQLQVLLDTSSI, from the coding sequence GTGAACATTCGCCACCTGACCTTTCGCCTGTTACAGGTTTATATTGCTGTCGTTCGCAGTGGCTCCATTTCCCAGGCGGCTGCCCAGTTACACCTTACCCAACCCACGGTATCCCAGCAGATCAAGCGCCTGAGTGAGGCTGTGGGAGAGGGGTTGCTGGAGTTGCGTGAAGGGGGGTATCAGCCCACCTTTGTGGGGCGCGAGCTTTTCAATGCCGCCCAGGATGCCCTCAGCCGTTTCGAAGATTTCAACAGTTTTCTCAGCGATGCGACCCTGGGGACGCGCGGACATTTCAGCTTGGGGATAGTGACCACGGCCAAATACGTATTGCCTCGCCTGCTCAGTCCCTATGCCCAGCAGTACCCGGGTGTGGATGTGACACTCAACATCGGCAACCGCGGCAGTGTATTGCAGCGTTTCCACAATCAGCTGGACGATTTGTATTTATTTAGTTATCCGCCGACCGGCGATCATGTAATCAGTGGCCGTTTACTGCGCAATCCACTGGTAGTGATTGCGCCGCGTCACCACTGGGCAACACAGCGTAGTGAGGTGTCGTTTGCAGAGTTGTTGGATGAGCGCTTCCTGATGCGGGAACCCGGCAGCGCTACGCGCATGCTGTTTGAAAACTGGTTGCGTGAACAGAACCTCCAGTTACATAAGACCCTGCAAATCGAAAGCAATGAAGCCATCCGCTTGAGTGTGGAGACCGGGTTGGGTTTGGCGGTGTTATCGGAACATACCCTGACGCAGATGGGGGATAGTGTGGCGCAGCTGCCGGTAAAAGGCTTTCCGCTACAGGGACACTGGTATTTGGTGCGCCATAGCCATCGGCGCCTGCCTGTGGCAGCGCGCCATTTTATCGAGTTTGTGAATACGCATTTGGGGGAGTGGGTCGATGAGAAGTATCTCAGCAACCAGCTCCAGGTATTGCTGGATACTTCCTCTATCTAA
- a CDS encoding FAD:protein FMN transferase — MAVVTLLGSLCIACTPKVEEPLKIQGFTQGTTYNISLYLPETSSVSQAQLEEAISKELAHIDQVFSNYRDDSVIEQFNNLQATDIVNTDAELVDLVKRARDIYIASHGCYDITSKPLFELWGFKKDVFNKPSDEEIAAALTIVGMDKLDIPSDTQLRKQVPELRIDSNSIAQGYSVERVVKLLENDFGIVSYLVEIGGELQVRGKKADGSAWRIGLDKPLPGERKLQKIVSFDAGEPMSLITSGTYRHYFDSEGKRYSHILDARVGKPVEHNTVSVAVIHPNPTLADGWSTALQCLGSGEGMEVAKANHLAVLFIDQHGDELREIKSPALEALQGITLNNP; from the coding sequence TTGGCGGTTGTAACCCTGCTTGGCAGCCTGTGCATAGCCTGCACCCCCAAAGTCGAAGAACCGCTCAAAATCCAGGGATTTACCCAGGGTACTACCTACAACATCAGCCTGTACCTGCCGGAAACCAGCAGCGTGTCCCAGGCACAACTGGAGGAAGCAATCAGCAAGGAACTGGCCCACATCGACCAGGTATTTTCCAACTATCGCGATGATTCGGTCATCGAGCAATTCAACAACCTGCAGGCTACCGATATTGTCAACACCGACGCAGAACTGGTGGACCTGGTCAAACGCGCCAGGGATATCTATATCGCCAGCCATGGTTGCTACGACATCACCAGCAAGCCCCTGTTTGAGCTTTGGGGCTTTAAAAAAGATGTCTTCAACAAACCGTCTGACGAGGAAATTGCCGCAGCCCTCACCATTGTCGGCATGGACAAGCTGGATATCCCCAGCGATACCCAACTGCGTAAACAAGTGCCGGAATTGCGCATAGACTCCAACTCTATCGCCCAGGGCTATAGCGTTGAGCGGGTCGTCAAGTTACTGGAAAACGATTTCGGCATAGTAAGCTATTTGGTTGAAATCGGCGGTGAATTGCAGGTTCGCGGCAAAAAGGCAGATGGCAGCGCCTGGCGAATTGGCCTGGATAAGCCACTACCGGGCGAACGCAAGTTGCAAAAGATCGTCAGCTTTGATGCGGGAGAACCCATGTCGCTGATCACCTCGGGTACCTATCGCCATTACTTCGATAGCGAAGGCAAACGCTACAGCCACATTCTCGATGCACGTGTTGGCAAGCCCGTAGAACACAACACCGTCTCCGTTGCCGTCATTCACCCCAACCCCACACTGGCCGATGGCTGGAGCACTGCCCTGCAATGCCTGGGCAGCGGCGAAGGTATGGAAGTCGCTAAAGCCAATCACCTGGCGGTATTATTCATCGACCAGCACGGCGATGAATTGCGCGAGATCAAAAGCCCTGCATTGGAAGCCCTCCAGGGAATCACACTCAACAATCCCTGA
- the dauA gene encoding C4-dicarboxylic acid transporter DauA — protein sequence MPHRAHLFSLRPGHAVREACVREPYNRKRLTRDLLAGLTVGVIAIPLAMALAVASGVPPQYGLYTAIIAGFLIPLLGGSRFSISGPTAAFVVILYPVAQKYGLGGLLVASVMAGGILVIMALLRLGRLIEYIPEAVTLGFTGGIAIVIATLQIKDMLGLDMGEMPEHYIDKLWLLFSHLSHWHWPSVAVAVSTLMVMLAWPHLKWPVPPHLPALLLGTLVALLLAQAGYGVDTIGSRFSYLLPDGSHGAGIPSQLPEFEWPWLQAGADGLPLRWSWQLFQDLLAAAFAIAMLGAIESLLCAVVLDGMTGKRHSANSELLGQGIANMVTPFFGGITATAALARSAANVRAGAESPVAGMVHALVVLLGLVSLAPLLAYIPMAAMAALLVMVAWGMSEAHKAVHLLRTAPRGDIWVFVACLGLTVLFDMVIAITVGIVLAALLFMKEIAAMTHAEDITTQATDALPEHWRVFKITGPLFFAAADRVFGELSTLCTERQHIVLSLKEVSLLDAGGLAALNKLIDKCRHNQTELILTDIPPQPLNTLAHADIKPIKGALRFYLTLEEARRTIIQDNAAA from the coding sequence ATGCCTCATCGCGCTCATCTGTTTTCCCTGCGCCCCGGTCATGCTGTACGTGAGGCCTGTGTGCGCGAACCCTATAACCGAAAACGCCTGACCCGTGACCTGCTCGCGGGTTTGACGGTTGGGGTCATTGCTATTCCACTGGCGATGGCGCTTGCTGTTGCCAGTGGCGTACCGCCTCAGTACGGCCTTTATACCGCCATCATTGCCGGTTTCCTGATTCCGTTGTTGGGTGGCTCGCGTTTTAGTATTTCCGGTCCGACAGCGGCCTTCGTGGTCATCCTCTATCCGGTTGCACAGAAATACGGTCTGGGTGGGCTATTGGTTGCCAGCGTAATGGCGGGGGGCATCCTGGTGATCATGGCGCTGCTGCGCCTGGGGCGTTTGATTGAATACATTCCCGAAGCCGTAACCCTGGGATTTACCGGCGGCATTGCCATAGTGATTGCCACCTTGCAGATCAAGGATATGCTCGGGCTCGATATGGGTGAGATGCCTGAGCACTATATCGATAAGCTGTGGCTGTTATTTTCCCATCTATCGCACTGGCATTGGCCCAGTGTGGCGGTGGCGGTAAGCACCCTGATGGTGATGTTGGCCTGGCCGCATTTGAAATGGCCTGTCCCGCCGCATTTGCCGGCACTCCTGCTGGGTACCCTGGTTGCCTTGTTACTGGCCCAGGCGGGTTATGGTGTGGATACTATCGGATCGCGCTTTTCCTACCTGCTTCCCGATGGTTCCCATGGCGCAGGTATTCCTTCCCAACTGCCGGAATTTGAATGGCCCTGGTTACAAGCGGGTGCCGATGGCCTGCCGTTGCGCTGGTCCTGGCAGCTCTTTCAGGATTTGCTGGCGGCGGCTTTTGCGATTGCCATGTTGGGAGCCATTGAATCACTGCTGTGTGCTGTGGTGCTGGATGGCATGACAGGCAAGCGCCACAGTGCCAACAGCGAGCTTTTGGGGCAGGGGATTGCCAATATGGTAACGCCTTTCTTTGGCGGTATTACGGCAACGGCGGCCTTGGCGCGTTCGGCAGCCAATGTGCGTGCCGGGGCTGAGTCGCCGGTTGCCGGTATGGTGCACGCGCTGGTGGTGTTACTGGGATTGGTATCCCTGGCACCGCTGCTGGCATATATCCCTATGGCTGCCATGGCCGCGCTATTGGTGATGGTGGCCTGGGGCATGAGTGAAGCCCACAAGGCGGTTCATTTGTTAAGGACGGCACCGCGCGGCGACATTTGGGTATTTGTCGCCTGCCTGGGATTAACCGTGTTGTTCGATATGGTGATTGCGATCACTGTTGGGATAGTGTTGGCTGCCTTGCTGTTCATGAAGGAAATCGCGGCTATGACCCACGCCGAAGATATAACGACCCAGGCGACAGACGCCCTGCCGGAGCACTGGCGCGTGTTTAAAATCACCGGCCCCTTGTTTTTTGCTGCGGCAGATCGCGTGTTTGGCGAGTTATCGACCCTGTGTACTGAGCGACAACATATCGTGCTGTCGCTCAAGGAAGTTTCACTGCTGGATGCAGGTGGCTTGGCGGCATTGAACAAGCTCATAGATAAATGCCGCCATAACCAGACGGAACTGATACTCACGGATATCCCGCCCCAACCTTTGAATACCCTGGCGCATGCGGATATCAAACCGATCAAGGGGGCGTTGCGTTTTTACCTTACCTTGGAGGAGGCGCGGCGGACCATTATCCAGGATAATGCCGCCGCCTAG
- the rdgC gene encoding recombination-associated protein RdgC, with translation MWFKNLRLYRLTDDWTLSPEELNDKLAPFCFNPCGSLDPLRYGFEPPLGREGTQYVHASNGYMMICAKKQEKILPSGVIKEQLEEKVAAIREAESRPVGRKERDGLKDEIIFSLLPRAFTKSSLDYAYIALQEKLIVVNSSSAKRAEDLLSKLREALGSLRCMPISPKHLPTQVMTQWLRDSEAPHQFALGEEVELQATKDGRVVRCKKLDLTASEIRSHLDSGMHVSKIALCWKESIHCILDDQLGVKRLKFEDVVSEKANDRNPETKAEQFDADFAIMTLELKNFITALLAAFGGEAEPE, from the coding sequence ATGTGGTTTAAAAATTTACGCCTCTACCGCCTCACCGATGACTGGACACTCAGTCCGGAAGAGCTCAACGACAAACTCGCCCCATTCTGCTTTAACCCCTGTGGCAGCCTCGACCCGCTGCGCTATGGTTTTGAACCGCCACTGGGGCGCGAAGGTACGCAGTACGTACACGCCAGCAATGGCTACATGATGATCTGTGCCAAAAAGCAGGAAAAAATCCTGCCCAGCGGTGTGATCAAAGAGCAGTTGGAAGAAAAAGTCGCCGCTATTCGCGAAGCCGAATCACGCCCGGTGGGACGCAAGGAACGCGATGGACTGAAGGACGAAATTATCTTCTCGCTATTGCCGCGTGCCTTTACTAAATCCTCGCTGGATTACGCCTATATCGCGCTACAGGAAAAACTGATTGTCGTGAATTCCAGCTCCGCCAAACGCGCAGAAGACCTGCTCAGCAAACTGCGCGAAGCCCTGGGCAGTTTGCGCTGCATGCCGATATCCCCCAAACACCTGCCAACCCAGGTCATGACCCAGTGGCTGCGCGATAGCGAAGCACCGCATCAATTTGCCCTGGGGGAAGAGGTCGAATTGCAGGCGACTAAAGATGGACGCGTGGTGCGCTGTAAAAAACTCGATTTAACCGCGAGTGAAATTCGCAGCCATTTGGACAGTGGGATGCACGTCAGCAAGATTGCACTCTGCTGGAAAGAGTCGATCCATTGCATCCTGGATGATCAATTAGGAGTCAAGCGCTTGAAGTTTGAGGATGTGGTCAGCGAAAAAGCCAATGATCGCAATCCCGAAACCAAGGCGGAACAATTTGATGCCGACTTTGCCATCATGACCCTGGAATTGAAAAACTTTATTACCGCCCTGCTCGCCGCGTTTGGTGGCGAGGCAGAGCCGGAATAA
- a CDS encoding FKBP-type peptidyl-prolyl cis-trans isomerase, protein MSEYVMSRDFSSIEGRVSYGVGRQMGQQLIDNPFDGINAEAVAQGLLDALNDVANPFSNEQMQEAFGEINRRMQAKEAEQHKSLAAEGETFLAENAKRDGVVVTASGLQYEVITQGSGAVPTNTSRVKTHYHGTLIDGSVFDSSVQRGQPIDFPVNGVIAGWTEALQLMPVGSKWRLYIPYQLAYGERGAGASIKPFSALIFDVELIDIVG, encoded by the coding sequence CTGAGTGAGTATGTTATGTCCCGGGATTTTTCCAGTATCGAAGGCCGTGTGAGTTACGGCGTGGGCCGCCAGATGGGCCAGCAACTGATTGATAACCCTTTTGATGGCATCAACGCTGAAGCTGTTGCCCAGGGCCTGCTCGATGCCCTGAACGATGTTGCCAATCCCTTTAGCAATGAGCAAATGCAGGAAGCCTTTGGCGAAATCAACCGCCGTATGCAGGCGAAAGAGGCAGAGCAACACAAAAGCCTGGCCGCCGAGGGTGAGACTTTCCTGGCTGAAAACGCCAAACGTGATGGTGTGGTTGTCACCGCTTCCGGCCTGCAGTATGAGGTGATTACCCAGGGCTCAGGCGCTGTTCCAACCAACACCTCGCGCGTTAAAACCCACTACCACGGCACCCTGATCGATGGCTCTGTGTTCGACAGCTCCGTCCAACGTGGCCAGCCTATCGACTTCCCGGTCAACGGTGTCATCGCCGGTTGGACCGAAGCCCTGCAACTTATGCCGGTCGGCTCCAAATGGCGCCTGTACATCCCCTATCAATTAGCTTATGGCGAGCGCGGTGCCGGTGCCTCTATCAAACCCTTCTCGGCGCTGATTTTTGACGTCGAGTTGATTGATATTGTTGGGTAA